Part of the Catalinimonas alkaloidigena genome is shown below.
TGCGCCGCTCCCGGCCTGGAAGAATAGCCCCCTATGTCAATGATCTTTGCCCCCTCTTTGAGGATAGTCTCTGCCTGATTTAACAAGGAGCTTTCATCTGAAACGTAGCGCCCGCCATCGTAAAAAGAATCGGGGGTTACATTTAAAATCCCCATAACGATTGGGCTACTCAGATCAATCAGATTTCCCTTTAAATTTATGCTTCTTTTAAGAGAAAATATTTTACCTTTTGCTTGTATATTGATCAATTTTCGTACCCAAGTTATTTTATATATCAATTAATTTTGAGAATTCAAAATGTACACGAATATAGTCATGTTGCCAGCGCTTACAAAGAAGTCATTGAAAAGAAAAATACTTAAAGCCAGCTAAGTGAAAAATACCGTTTTTGCGTTTTCTTTTTAGGTTCGTTTAATACGCAACTTTACCTTTTCAAAAAGTAGAAAATCAATAAACCTCTACAGAACTATTAAATGAATAGATGGGGTTTTCTATTTAATCAGTTTAACTTTGTACAGTAGTAAATTATATTTCATGAATATTATTGTCCAGATTTCCCGCTTCCTAGTGGGTGGTTTATTTATCTTTTCCGGTCTGATCAAGATTAATGACCCTGTAGGCACTGCCATCAAGCTTGAAGAATACTTTGAAGTTTTTGCGGCTGATTTTGCTCCTTTCTTTGCATACCTGGTTCCTGCGGCTCTTTTTTTCTCGGTTTTACTAAGTGTACTGGAAGTAGTGCTAGGAGTAGCTGTACTGCTCAATTACCGCATGCGCATCACCGCCTGGATCTTACTGGGGCTGATTGTGTTTTTTACTTTCCTCACTTTCTATTCAGCCTACTTTAATAAAGTTACTGATTGTGGTTGCTTCGGCGATGCCATCAAGCTTACTCCCTGGCAGTCTTTTATCAAGGATATTATTCTGTTGGTACTTATACTACTTTTATTCTTGTACCGCGATCGGGTTGAACCTTTTTTGGATCAGGGAAGGGCAGATATTACTATTGGGGTGGTTGCTTTAGTCAATATCGCAGGAGCGATTATTGCTATTCAACATCTCCCTTACATTGATTTCAGAGCCTACAAAGTTGGGGCAAATATACCCCAATTGATGCAGCCTTCCGCTCAACTGAAGTACAAATACATTATGACCAAGGATGGTAAAGAGGAGGAGTTTATGGATTATCCATCTGATGGTGGTTATGAGTTTAAAGAAATGGTACTACTCAACCCGGAAGCTCAGCCTAAAATCACTGACTATAGTGTGTGGAATCCGGAAGGAGATTTTACCGAACAGACATTTGAGGGTGATAAGTTTATCATTATTATGTACGATGCTCAAAAGGCAGATACAGAGTCGCTGGATGAAATCAAAAGACTAAGCAGTAAACTTCCCGAGCACATTGACCCTATCATCCTCACCGCTTCCGGGGAAACTATTTTTGAATCTTTTCGCCACGAACATCAGTTGGCCCTACCCTACTACTTTGCGGATGCTACCGTGCTTAAAACTATTATCCGGTCAAATCCCGGATTGGTACTGATGCAAGATGGAGTAGTCCTCGCCAAGTGGCATCATAATGATGTGCCTGAAGCTAAAGCAATTGAGCAACTAATCAATAGAGATATTGCCTCCAGTAATTAATCTATGTCATGAAAATTTTTTTAGTGGGTATGCCCGGTTCAGGAAAAACTACCCTTGGCAAACAGCTTGCACGCCTGCTGGACATGCAATTTATTGATCTGGATACTGAGATTGAGCATCTTGCCCGTACCACGATTAGCGAGATCTTTCAGCAGCATGGTGAGGCTTACTTCCGGGAGATGGAACGAGACACTTTGGATAAAGTCATTCATGAACATGAAAGCTTCATAATGGCTACCGGGGGTGGTGCCCCTTGCTTTCATAACAATATGGAAGCTATGAACAGCGCTGGTCTGTCAATTTTTATTGATATTCCTTCTCATGAGATTATTAGCCGTATGAGTAAGAAGGGGATGGCTGACAGGCCCTTGTTCCAGGGGCTGGACACAGAAAATATGGTAGAAGAATTTGACAAAAAATTCAGACCCAGAATTCCTTTTTATAAACAGGCAAAAATAGAAATATCAGGTGATTATGTGACCGCCGAGCGTATCATTCACCTGATATCTCTACAAAAGAAAAAAGATACTAGAAGTTAAAGCCGACAGAGAGGACTACGTTCGTTAAGTTATTATCTGACTGAGGGGTATCATCAATTGAGAAGAAAGAAGCTCCCTGGTAAGGAAAAAAGTCAGTAGAATACTGTGTATTCACTACTGCCAGATCCGCAAAGAAAGAAGGAGTACTGATACCTACTCCACCAGAAAGTACCTGTCGGTCTCTGTCCAGGTTGTCATTCACATACTGCGTAGGATCAGCATACATAGCATAGCCTAAGCGCAGGCGAAAAATATCATACCTGAACTCTCCTCCTACCTTATAATTGATGACAGACTCCATCACATCGTCAATCTCAATATTTACATCTCCGGTATTAAACTCATTTGAGCTAAAGCGATTCGCTGCGTAATTGATATACTCCACGTCGGCAGTAATAAAACCGTATTTTTCAAAGAAATAAGCAAACCCACCGCTGACTTTAGAAGGCGTAGATAAGGTGTATTCAGAAAAGTTTTGAGGGCTTCTTCGTATTTCTTCAGGCCCTCCTGAATCAAAAGGCTCACTATCATCACTTTCTTGTATACCTAGTACTAATGATTCAAGGTTGAAAAAGTACTCTTCTGTAAGGCTGTAAAAGGTCGGTGTCTTGTAAGAAAAGCCTAAAGTAAGCTCGTTGATG
Proteins encoded:
- a CDS encoding BT_3928 family protein → MNIIVQISRFLVGGLFIFSGLIKINDPVGTAIKLEEYFEVFAADFAPFFAYLVPAALFFSVLLSVLEVVLGVAVLLNYRMRITAWILLGLIVFFTFLTFYSAYFNKVTDCGCFGDAIKLTPWQSFIKDIILLVLILLLFLYRDRVEPFLDQGRADITIGVVALVNIAGAIIAIQHLPYIDFRAYKVGANIPQLMQPSAQLKYKYIMTKDGKEEEFMDYPSDGGYEFKEMVLLNPEAQPKITDYSVWNPEGDFTEQTFEGDKFIIIMYDAQKADTESLDEIKRLSSKLPEHIDPIILTASGETIFESFRHEHQLALPYYFADATVLKTIIRSNPGLVLMQDGVVLAKWHHNDVPEAKAIEQLINRDIASSN
- a CDS encoding shikimate kinase, with amino-acid sequence MKIFLVGMPGSGKTTLGKQLARLLDMQFIDLDTEIEHLARTTISEIFQQHGEAYFREMERDTLDKVIHEHESFIMATGGGAPCFHNNMEAMNSAGLSIFIDIPSHEIISRMSKKGMADRPLFQGLDTENMVEEFDKKFRPRIPFYKQAKIEISGDYVTAERIIHLISLQKKKDTRS